The Exiguobacterium aurantiacum DSM 6208 genome includes a window with the following:
- a CDS encoding M15 family metallopeptidase produces MKFIAAFLIVCLMFSTHVTEAATKTTAGYTIQSTKLYGRAMQTSPVLKTLPKNTPVQYSVYNRSWSNVYIGSTRYFTPSTNLKAGIPKLSSTERLRLVNKQHGLASTYRSTQLVTLTIPTVYAKGSERTLMAAEAAHALARLYYDGRKQGHTLYALSAYRSYTTQKSLYNYWVNARGTAYASMYVARPGHSEHQTGLAVDMTSQRMQLGLAASFEQTPEGRWMLANAHRYGFIIRYPKGKEKITGYNYEPWHLRYVGVNEATTMKQNNWTFEEWWTKR; encoded by the coding sequence ATGAAATTCATCGCCGCGTTCCTCATCGTCTGCCTGATGTTCAGCACGCATGTCACCGAAGCCGCAACGAAAACGACCGCCGGCTATACGATCCAATCGACGAAACTGTATGGACGTGCCATGCAAACGTCACCGGTTTTAAAAACGCTCCCAAAGAACACACCGGTACAGTATTCCGTCTATAACCGAAGTTGGTCGAACGTCTACATCGGCAGCACCCGCTACTTCACCCCATCCACGAACCTCAAAGCCGGTATCCCGAAACTTTCCTCGACCGAACGGCTTCGCCTCGTCAACAAGCAGCATGGACTCGCATCCACTTATCGGTCCACCCAACTCGTCACCCTCACAATCCCGACCGTCTACGCGAAAGGAAGCGAACGGACGCTCATGGCCGCCGAGGCCGCCCACGCACTCGCCCGCCTCTATTATGATGGCCGGAAACAAGGGCATACGCTCTACGCGCTCAGCGCCTATCGTTCTTACACGACCCAAAAATCGCTCTACAATTATTGGGTCAATGCTCGAGGGACGGCTTACGCCTCGATGTACGTCGCCCGGCCAGGTCATAGCGAGCATCAGACCGGACTCGCCGTCGATATGACGAGCCAGCGCATGCAACTGGGGCTCGCCGCCTCGTTCGAGCAGACCCCGGAAGGAAGATGGATGCTAGCGAACGCTCACCGTTACGGCTTCATCATCCGCTATCCGAAAGGCAAAGAGAAAATCACCGGCTACAACTATGAACCGTGGCACTTGCGCTACGTCGGCGTCAATGAGGCAACGACGATGAAACAGAACAATTGGACGTTTGAAGAGTGGTGGACGAAGCGTTGA